The Euphorbia lathyris chromosome 3, ddEupLath1.1, whole genome shotgun sequence genome contains a region encoding:
- the LOC136221867 gene encoding probable nucleoside diphosphate kinase 5 isoform X2 encodes MITRSIFFSFTLLLAVSFSISNGSEEEETLGMIKPDGLLGNHTEKIKKVIMESGFSIFKEIITQLDEERASKFYADHSLKGFFPNLIKYMTSGPVLAMVLKKENAVADWRTLIGPTDSHKAKTTHPQSIRAMCGLDSQKNCVHGSDSVQSAQREISFFFGERSSVEMHDEL; translated from the exons ATGATTACTCGctctatcttcttctccttcacCCTTCTGCTCGCTGTGTCTTTCTCTATCAG CAATGGAAGTGAAGAGGAGGAGACTTTAGGTATGATAAAACCAGATGGATTGTTGGGTAACCACACTGAGAAGATAAAAAAGGTCATCATGGAGTCTGGTTTCAGTATCTTCAAAGAGATAATCACTCAGCTTGATGAAGAGCGTGCTTCAAAGTTTTATGCTGACCATTCTTTGAAAGGCTTCTTTCCAAATCTTATCAAATACATGACAAG TGGTCCGGTGTTGGCTATGGTATTGAAGAAGGAAAATGCAGTTGCTGACTGGCGTACTCTAATTGGCCCTACGGACTCTCATAAAGCTAAGACTACTCACCCACAGAG tatCCGAGCAATGTGTGGGCTGGATTCACAAAAGAATTGTGTTCATGGTTCAGACTCTGTTCAATCAGCTCAAAGGGAAATTTCGTTTTTCTTTGGAGAGAGATCCTCAG TTGAGATGCATGATGAATTATAA
- the LOC136221867 gene encoding probable nucleoside diphosphate kinase 5 isoform X3, with the protein MITRSIFFSFTLLLAVSFSISNGSEEEETLGMIKPDGLLGNHTEKIKKVIMESGFSIFKEIITQLDEERASKFYADHSLKGFFPNLIKYMTSGPVLAMVLKKENAVADWRTLIGPTDSHKAKTTHPQSIRAMCGLDSQKNCVHGSDSVQSAQREISFFFGERSSGEAVEMHDEL; encoded by the exons ATGATTACTCGctctatcttcttctccttcacCCTTCTGCTCGCTGTGTCTTTCTCTATCAG CAATGGAAGTGAAGAGGAGGAGACTTTAGGTATGATAAAACCAGATGGATTGTTGGGTAACCACACTGAGAAGATAAAAAAGGTCATCATGGAGTCTGGTTTCAGTATCTTCAAAGAGATAATCACTCAGCTTGATGAAGAGCGTGCTTCAAAGTTTTATGCTGACCATTCTTTGAAAGGCTTCTTTCCAAATCTTATCAAATACATGACAAG TGGTCCGGTGTTGGCTATGGTATTGAAGAAGGAAAATGCAGTTGCTGACTGGCGTACTCTAATTGGCCCTACGGACTCTCATAAAGCTAAGACTACTCACCCACAGAG tatCCGAGCAATGTGTGGGCTGGATTCACAAAAGAATTGTGTTCATGGTTCAGACTCTGTTCAATCAGCTCAAAGGGAAATTTCGTTTTTCTTTGGAGAGAGATCCTCAG GTGAAGCAGTTGAGATGCATGATGAATTATAA
- the LOC136221867 gene encoding probable nucleoside diphosphate kinase 5 isoform X1, translating to MITRSIFFSFTLLLAVSFSISNGSEEEETLGMIKPDGLLGNHTEKIKKVIMESGFSIFKEIITQLDEERASKFYADHSLKGFFPNLIKYMTSGPVLAMVLKKENAVADWRTLIGPTDSHKAKTTHPQSIRAMCGLDSQKNCVHGSDSVQSAQREISFFFGERSSAVEMHDEL from the exons ATGATTACTCGctctatcttcttctccttcacCCTTCTGCTCGCTGTGTCTTTCTCTATCAG CAATGGAAGTGAAGAGGAGGAGACTTTAGGTATGATAAAACCAGATGGATTGTTGGGTAACCACACTGAGAAGATAAAAAAGGTCATCATGGAGTCTGGTTTCAGTATCTTCAAAGAGATAATCACTCAGCTTGATGAAGAGCGTGCTTCAAAGTTTTATGCTGACCATTCTTTGAAAGGCTTCTTTCCAAATCTTATCAAATACATGACAAG TGGTCCGGTGTTGGCTATGGTATTGAAGAAGGAAAATGCAGTTGCTGACTGGCGTACTCTAATTGGCCCTACGGACTCTCATAAAGCTAAGACTACTCACCCACAGAG tatCCGAGCAATGTGTGGGCTGGATTCACAAAAGAATTGTGTTCATGGTTCAGACTCTGTTCAATCAGCTCAAAGGGAAATTTCGTTTTTCTTTGGAGAGAGATCCTCAG CAGTTGAGATGCATGATGAATTATAA